From the genome of Trichosurus vulpecula isolate mTriVul1 chromosome 6, mTriVul1.pri, whole genome shotgun sequence:
TGGCCCACGGGGGTGGCTGACCAGGGACCTGGAGGTAGATCTCTTCTCTCcgagtcatttcccttttctgttccaGGGATGGTTCTACCTGCCTacctctcacagggttgttgtgaggaaagtggttTATAATCTTTAAAGAGCTATCTAAACGGGAGCACTGATGGTCGAGCTTCCTTTTCCTCACATCTGTGCCCCGGATACCACAGCATTCTGTGGTTTGGTGGTAATGGTGGGGGCCGCAACATCCTGTGGCTTGGCCCAGGAGCCGTGGCATGCTGTGGTTTGGGTCTGCATGCCACAGGATCCTGtggtttggtggtggtgggggggccACAGCATCCTGTGGTTTGGGTTGGGGTGGCGGGGCAGGTGGCATGGCATCCTGTGGTTTGGGTCTCTGACTCCAGGTGTGACCAGCGAGCTTTAAGGGGGCTGGGGGCAGCACAGGACTCAGAGGTGGGAGGGTCTTTGAGATgtggaacatggaatgtcagaacagGAAGGTCAAGtcagcgagcatttattaaggtcaggcattgtgctcagcTCCAGgggtacagagaaaggcaaaggacagcccctgccctcaagcagctcccactctaacggaggagacaacaGGCCAACCACTACATACAGACAACCTACATCCAGGACAAAGGAGATTATCAGTGGTGGGAGGGCTCTAGGGTTACAGgggaagcaggaaaggcttcttggaggccATATTTTAGCTGAGACATGAAGCAGTCCAGGAGATGACCATGAACAGGGCCACAGTTGTAGGCTTGGGGAGCTGTGAGCCGGGTCTAAGGACAGCAAGGCAGCTGTTGTAACTGGAGAGAaaatgaagggaggaggggagtacGGCATGAGGAGACTGGAAAGGGGCCGGCCAAGCAAAGGGTTTACATTGGACCCTGGAGGGCAGCGGAAGCAGGGGACTTTATTGATGAGAGGGAGGGCCTGGTCAGATGTCCTTTGTACTTTGTACCGAACTTAGGGGAGACTCTGGAGGCAGAGGGCAACTCAGAACATAGCATGTGGCAAGGCAGCTGGGAGTGTCAAAGCGGAcacttagaacataggatgtcagagctgaaaagggcTTTAAggcttagaacataggatgtcagagctgagaagggccTTCAGGCTTAGAATATAGGATGTTGGAGCTGAGAAGGGCCTTAAGACTTAGAAGATAGAGTGTCAGAGCCGAGACAACTTAGAATATTAGAGGTGGGAaggaccttaaaacatagaataatGGGGTAGACCCGCCATAGAacgtggaatgtcagagctgggaatatAGAATATCCAAACCGAGGAAGGCCTTccaacttagaacacagaatagtagaggtgggagggaccttagaacattaGAATGGTGTGGAGAACGGGACATAGGACTTCCAAGGTCAGGGCcggaagggacattagaacagGGAACGTCAGAGCTGCTCCTCCGAACAGGGAGAGCCTTGACGAGGAGCCCGTGACCTTGAGGCCAAAGACGCAATTACTGCACTAAGAAATGCTCCGGGAGTACCCTGCAGCAGGTCGGCGCAGGCGCAGTCCCGGCGGGCCAGCAGGCGGCTCTGCGGCTGCGCAGGGCGGTCCCCGTAGTTCCGCCCGGAACCTTGTTACGCTGCTCCCGGCGCCGACGGACCGCTTAAGGAGGGCGCCGGGGCGGGGCGGGAAGGATGCGCCCGTTGTCCGGGGTTACGGTGGATAAGATGGCGGCGAGCGGGGACTCTGCGAGCGGCTGCAACGAGAGGTGACCCCCGCCCCGACCCGACCCCCAGTGGTCCGGGCCCCCGAACCCCGTCCCTCTGTGGCGGGGGGGTGTGGAGCGGCCGGCTCTCCCCTCCCCCGGCCCCGCCCCCCACCTGATACCCTTAGTTACACCCCGCGGGGCGGGGCAAGTCCCTCCGGCGCTGCctggggactcagtttcctcctctgtcaagtGAGCCGCAGAGTTGGAGCACCGCCCTCCCGGGCGTGTTGTGGGGATCCACGCGGGCTTAGAACTGTTACATTGTAGCGATGTGAGCCGCGGGAGGTGGGACGGGGGCTCGTAGAACATTAACAATGTAGCCACTAGAACTCTCGGCGTGCTGGAGGTGGGACGGGGGTGCCTAAAACATAAACAGTGTTGTGATGCTAGCATTACGATATCAGAACACCAGAAGTAGGACATTTGTTGGAGGCTTAGAACCTCAGAACGTTACAGTGCGGATGGTTCTAGGATCAGAACGTAGAGCCTCAGAGGATCTCGGTGGAAGGTTGGCCACCGTTGCATTGTCGGCTTTGTCCCTCACTCTTCCTCCACATGATGAATCCCCCCAGCTTCCTCGTTGGCTCTCTCCTTCCCAGCCACCAGTAAGCCCCGAACCTTCACCAGTCTCAGTCCTGCCTCTGCTCCCTCCCAGTGACGCCCCCCCCTactgcccacccacccccacacTTTGTGTTTGGGTCCTTTCCCTGCCCTCCATGAAAgccccttccatccttcctctctctaGTACTGAAGTCAATTCCAAATGGCTGGATGCCCACTATGACCCCATGGCTAACATCCACACTTTCTCTGCGTGCCTTGGtgagtctctttctctctttctgtgctTACTTCAACCAGCCCTGGGAAATGGGCAGAAGGGGGTGCCCTTCATGAGGAGCCCCAGCTTGGCTCTGGGGCTTTGCCCTTCAGAGCCTGCCTGTGCGGGCGCCTCTAACCCTCCCCCATCCTTATGAGCCACTCTGTTTTCTAGCACTTGCGGATCTCCACGGGGATGGCGAGTACAAGGTGAGCGGCTCTTGGGAGGGCCTAGCGCTCGGCCCCAGCTTCCTGTTTGCTTGATAAGCATTTGCCAGACATGGGGTTAGCCCAATGCTCCTTGGAAGGCAGTGAAGAAGCTGCAGAAATGTCGGGGGAATCAGTGTCCTGAGCCCACTAAGAATCACCAGAATGGTGGAACTTTAGCGCAGGAGGGAAGCTCAGCAGTCATTTAGTCCAGGCCCTTGGCGGAAACTGGGCTTAGAGAGAGCTTAAGAGATTTGCCTCATCCCAGTGTGAGCCTGGGTCACAGAATTGAAAACCATTAGGCTCTGACCCTGCAAGGGTCATTGAATTGagagaagccaggtcttctgacttgccCAGCCCATGTGCCCAAGGCTTCACAGCTGGGGGGCTGGAGGGAATTCCCTTAATGATGATTCCCTCCCGTTGTGGGTAAAAAGTCTGTTAAGCTCTGAAACTcagtctccccctcctctctataGCACCTATTGGAGGGGGCCTGAGTgagtgaatggatgaaaaagcatttcttaagctctGTGCTAAGGAAACAGAAGTCAGACAGTGCCTGTCCTTCAGGAGCTCCCACTGTCCTgggaaggtttcagctgccaGTCGGAAGGAAATCTCTGTTCTTAGGGGGCAGTGGCAAGCATCTTTATTACTTGACCCTTTCCCTCATAGCTGGTAGTGGGGGACCTAGGTCCTAATGGTCGGCAGCCAAGACTCAAGGTGTTCAAAGGACCTTCAGTGCTGACTGAGAGCCCACTGCCTGCCCTGCCAtcggctgctgctgcttttctCATGGAACCCCACGAACCTCGGACCCCAGCATTGGCACTGGCCTCTGGCCCCTGTGTGTACGTCTACAAGAACCTTCGGCCCTACTTCAAATTCAGCTTGCCTCCCCTGCCTCCTAACCCCCTGGAACAGGATCTCTGGAACCAAGCCAAGGAGGTGGATTGGTGTTGGTGATAGAAGGGTGGATTGGTGTTTGCGGTAGAAGGGTCCCAGAGAAGAGGCCAGaaggaaattaaaagagaaaaatgatggtTCTGGGGTGGAAAGGGAACTGCAACTGGGGGAAGGGGATCCCTGATCAGGTCTCCCTTGCAATTTGATTCCATTCATCACCCTAAACCAACAAGTGAAAGAAGCTGAGGGGGGGGTTGTGTGTAGGGGGCATTAGTACCGAGGTATGacagtaagtatcagagaggCCGTAACATCCTTTTCAGGGCTTCTCTCTCCTAAAAGCAGaggcttcctctttctcccctccatccACAGCCTGCAGCTTCTGGTTCGACTGAGGCAGGTTCTTTGCCTTGGTTTTGCCCACTTATGCTCACACAGCCCACCTTTTCCGGCAGCATAGCTATTGAGGGGCGCATGGCAGAGGCCCCTTGGAGGGCTAAGGAACACTAGCTGGCCCCTAGCCCAGTTCTAGGGTGGAGATactaggaaaagggagaaagccGTTGCATCTTGAGGGAAATGAATGCTTTGgatgaaaaaagtagaaatgtaGACAGGGATGAGAAGAAGCCTGTGAGGAAAAGGGGGGAACAGAAGAGGGGCTATAaaggaggaggatggggaaaggcCATGGGTTTGGGGGGTTGGGGACACCCCAGGGTAGAGTGCTTGTGGACAGGCTTGCATTGCGTTGTGGGAGCTGTGACTGGTCATCCTTCTAAGAGATCAGCCCTGAGCTGTGGAGTCTTCTTCCTTTTGGCACAGGACCGGATTGACCCTTTGACCCTAAAGGAGATGCTGGAGGGGATCAGGTGAGAAGCCTGTCCCTGTCCTTGTCTTCCTGCCCCTGGGCTTTGTTCTTTCACCCACGTGACTTCAGCATCCTGTCCTTACAGGGAGAAAGCCGAGGTACCTCTGTCCTCGCAGTCCCTGAGGTGAGGCCCGTTCAGAACCAACAGCAAACCCTTGAAAAGCTCCTACTGTGCGCAGAGCCCTGGGCTCCACTTTGGTGTCAAAGCTGCTTAGATACCACAGAATTAGGACACTGACAGGGATCTCGGTGGCCATCCTGACCAGTTCATCTGTGGAATAAATCTCCATTTTTAACAAGTCCCACTGGTGGCTGTCCCACCCATGATTGGAGACAGCATGTGCTCCCTGCCTACTTGGAGCTCAGCACTTAGTGAGGGGACAAGACAGTGGCCCAGATGACCATTATCTGGGAGTGTCAGGTAGTGGAAAGAGGGCCATGCTTGCACTTGGGAGAGACCTGGGGTCCAGTCCCACCTCTACACTAATCCCCAGGCCTCGGTGGGCCCCAGCTCCAACCTGTAAACCCCAAAGGGTCCTGCCAGTGACATCTGTTGTTCTCCAAATGCCtgagataaataataataaaaaccatcAGAGATAACACAGTGAGGCCCCTCTGAGGTGGGAGGTGGTTCCCAACCCCTAAGATCCAGAAGGGGCTCCGGGAAAAGGGAGGCCCCTCCCTGCACTCGGAGCAGTTTAAGCAAAGGCCCCTCTGTCCCTTGTCCAGTTCTAGGATATCAGCTCCCACCCTGGGGGGGGGAAACCAGAGCCTGGAAGCAGGGAGGGCACAAAGCTCATGGGGAAGAGGGCATGGCCTTGGCCTCCTccaaggtggggggaagggagagcatcCACTGCCTCCAAGACCTCCAGTGGGGAGCGTGGCCTCAGAACCAGGGTATCTGAGAGGTATTTGACATTCAGATTCTTGCACCTGGAGCTGGGAGAGATGGAAGCCTTTGTTGCTCAGCACAAGACTCAGCCCATCAAGCGGCAGGTATAGACAgcgccccccaccccttcccgCCCCCACTCTCTTCACATTCCTCCCAGCCTCTCCCTGCTCAGCTCTGGGCAGATGACTGATGGCTCCTTGCCCACCAGACAGTCATCACGACCATGACCATCCTGAAGAAGAACCTGGCCGATGAGGATGCTGTGTCCTGCCTGGTGCTGGGGACTGAGAACCGGGAGCTCCTGGTGCTGGACCCCGAGGCCTTCACTGTCCTGACGAAGGTCAGCCAGCGGGGCGGGGGGGTACCCTGGGCCAGGTTAAGGCCCCTGCTTTAGGAAGGTGCCAGGTGGGGGGGGTAGGCAAGGAAGGGTACGGATGGGGTGAGCctaccaggagccaggcaggacgtTGGTTCCTTTCCATCCAGATGAACCTGCCCAGTGTCCCTGTGTTTCTGGAAGCGTCAGGGCAATTTGACGTGGAATTCTGGCTCACGGCTGCCTGCCGGGACGGTAACATCTACATCCTGAGAAGGTGCCAGGCTTCAGTTGGGGATCAGGGAACGTCAGGGCCTAGGAACTGGTTCTGGATCCTAATGTGTGTCCCCGAGTAGGGGCAGGAGGGCGGCTGAGAGCAAGGGTTGGACAAGAGACAGGAAGACGCAGGGGAGTTGAGGGAGGGTCCTTCTGGCCCGGAAACCTGATGCCCTTTTTCCCACAGGGACTCTAAGCGCCCAAAATATTGCATTGAGCTCAGTGCCCAGCCTGTCGGGCTCGTCCGGATTCACAAGACCCTGGTGGTGGGCAGCACCCAGGACACGCTCCACAGTTTCACCCACAAGGTGCTGGCCTCAGGGTCAAAGCTCATGTGCTCATAACTGCTGAACATCTTCCTTCCATAGCTTGTCTCCCACCCATGCCCACATCCTGCCCATCATCCCTCATCTCCAGCCTGAGGCTTTCTGACTCCCTGGCTCACCCACAGGGGAAGAAGCTGTGGACGGTGCCCATGCCAGCACCCATCCTGACAATGAGTCTCTTGGAACAACGTTCCCGGGGTCTGCAGGCCGTCATGGCTGGACTGGCCAATGGGGAGATGCGCATTTACCGAGACAAGGCCCTTCTCAACATCATCCGTACCCCTGTGAGCCCTCAGtgttgggggagtggggagctCCCTTTTGTTCTTGCCCCCTTCCATACCCCCAGCCTGGGGTTTTTCTCCTTATATCTCACACCTGCTATCTCCTCTACTCTTGTCTCAAC
Proteins encoded in this window:
- the BBS1 gene encoding Bardet-Biedl syndrome 1 protein isoform X2 is translated as MMNPPSFLVGSLLPSHHTEVNSKWLDAHYDPMANIHTFSACLALADLHGDGEYKLVVGDLGPNGRQPRLKVFKGPSVLTESPLPALPSAAAAFLMEPHEPRTPALALASGPCVYVYKNLRPYFKFSLPPLPPNPLEQDLWNQAKEDRIDPLTLKEMLEGIREKAEVPLSSQSLRFLHLELGEMEAFVAQHKTQPIKRQTVITTMTILKKNLADEDAVSCLVLGTENRELLVLDPEAFTVLTKMNLPSVPVFLEASGQFDVEFWLTAACRDGNIYILRRDSKRPKYCIELSAQPVGLVRIHKTLVVGSTQDTLHSFTHKGKKLWTVPMPAPILTMSLLEQRSRGLQAVMAGLANGEMRIYRDKALLNIIRTPDAVTSLCFGRYGREDNTLIMTTRGGGLVIKILKRTAVFGEGAGEAGPPPAQALRLNVPRKTRLYVDQTLREREAGTAMHRAFQMDLYLLRLRAARAYVQALESSLNPVSASLREPLKLHAVVQGLGPTFKLTLHLQNTSAVRPAMGLLVSFLYNESLYTLPRAFFKVPMLVPGLSYPMETFVECLSDKGISDIIKVLVLREGQSAPLLSAHINMPVSEGLVAA
- the BBS1 gene encoding Bardet-Biedl syndrome 1 protein isoform X1, producing MRPLSGVTVDKMAASGDSASGCNESTEVNSKWLDAHYDPMANIHTFSACLALADLHGDGEYKLVVGDLGPNGRQPRLKVFKGPSVLTESPLPALPSAAAAFLMEPHEPRTPALALASGPCVYVYKNLRPYFKFSLPPLPPNPLEQDLWNQAKEDRIDPLTLKEMLEGIREKAEVPLSSQSLRFLHLELGEMEAFVAQHKTQPIKRQTVITTMTILKKNLADEDAVSCLVLGTENRELLVLDPEAFTVLTKMNLPSVPVFLEASGQFDVEFWLTAACRDGNIYILRRDSKRPKYCIELSAQPVGLVRIHKTLVVGSTQDTLHSFTHKGKKLWTVPMPAPILTMSLLEQRSRGLQAVMAGLANGEMRIYRDKALLNIIRTPDAVTSLCFGRYGREDNTLIMTTRGGGLVIKILKRTAVFGEGAGEAGPPPAQALRLNVPRKTRLYVDQTLREREAGTAMHRAFQMDLYLLRLRAARAYVQALESSLNPVSASLREPLKLHAVVQGLGPTFKLTLHLQNTSAVRPAMGLLVSFLYNESLYTLPRAFFKVPMLVPGLSYPMETFVECLSDKGISDIIKVLVLREGQSAPLLSAHINMPVSEGLVAA